In Amycolatopsis endophytica, the following are encoded in one genomic region:
- a CDS encoding histidine phosphatase family protein translates to MTIRRLVLWRHGETDYNAAGRMQGHLDSALTEVGWNQARFAAPALARFEPDLVISSDLHRAMDTATVLTEAIGVPLRIDKRLRETHLGEWQGMTGAEVDEGWPGDRAIWRVDATWAPPGGESRVDVAERASEVVSDLLAADDSGETVLLAAHGGLITALTGKLLDLPVEAWPQLGGIGNCHWVELGLRDGRWRLLAYNAGMLG, encoded by the coding sequence GTGACGATCCGGCGCCTGGTGCTGTGGCGCCACGGTGAGACCGACTACAACGCCGCCGGGCGCATGCAGGGGCACCTGGATTCGGCGCTCACCGAGGTGGGCTGGAACCAGGCCCGGTTCGCCGCGCCCGCGCTCGCCCGGTTCGAACCGGATCTGGTCATCTCCTCCGACCTGCACCGGGCCATGGACACCGCGACCGTGCTCACCGAGGCGATCGGGGTGCCGCTGCGGATCGACAAGCGACTGCGCGAGACCCACCTCGGCGAATGGCAGGGGATGACCGGCGCCGAGGTCGACGAGGGCTGGCCCGGCGACCGGGCCATCTGGCGCGTGGACGCCACGTGGGCTCCGCCGGGTGGTGAGTCCAGGGTCGACGTCGCCGAACGGGCGTCCGAGGTCGTCAGTGACCTGCTGGCCGCGGACGACTCCGGCGAGACGGTCCTGCTGGCCGCGCACGGCGGTCTGATCACGGCGCTGACCGGCAAGCTGCTCGATCTCCCGGTCGAGGCGTGGCCGCAGCTGGGCGGCATCGGCAACTGCCACTGGGTCGAACTCGGCCTGCGTGACGGCCGGTGGCGTCTGCTCGCCTACAACGCGGGAATGCTCGGCTGA